From a single Miscanthus floridulus cultivar M001 chromosome 8, ASM1932011v1, whole genome shotgun sequence genomic region:
- the LOC136469174 gene encoding aquaporin NIP3-2-like, which produces MGDVAAVAVPPMQTSESNKISIIISPRAATSKIMPFELIHAGSISSRPHADSAESSGAHATHHHRWNQVLPKINAVPLIKKVSAEFLGTFILIFTVLSTIIMNEQHDGVESMLGIATSAGLAVTVLVLSLIHISGCHLNPAVSIAMAVFGHLPLAHILPYMAAQILGSIAASFTVKGIYHPVNPGIATIPKVGTTEAFFLEFITTFVLLFIITALATDPHAVKELIAVAVGATIMMNALVSGPSTGASMNPARTLGPAIATCRYTQIWIYMVATPLGAIAGTGAYVAIKL; this is translated from the exons ATGGGTGATGTGGCTGCAGTTGCAGTCCCTCCCATGCAAACAAGCGAGAGCAACAAGATTTCCATCATCATCTCCCCAAGGGCTGCAACATCCAAGATTATGCCATTTGAGCTGATCCATGCCGGAAGCATCAGCTCACGACCACATGCAGACTCTGCTGAATCCTCTGGTGCTCATGCAACTCATCATCACCGATGGAATCAAGTCTTACCAAAGATCAATGCAGTTCCGCTGATCAAGAAG GTGAGCGCGGAATTCCTTGGCACATTCATACTGATCTTCACCGTGTTGTCCACCATCATCATGAATGAACAGCATGATGGCGTCGAGAGCATGCTCGGCATTGCAACCTCTGCAGGTTTAGCTGTCACTGTTCTTGTGCTGTCCCTCATCCACATTTCCGGCTGCCACCTGAACCCAGCAGTCAGCATCGCCATGGCTGTATTTGGTCACCTCCCCCTTGCTCACATCCTGCCTTACATGGCTGCACAAATTCTGGGCTCCATTGCTGCCTCCTTCACTGTCAAGGGCATCTATCATCCAGTGAACCCTGGGATCGCCACCATACCCAAGGTTGGCACTACTGAAGCTTTCTTCCTTGAGTTCATCACGACATTCGTGCTTCTGTTCATCATCACCGCTCTGGCCACTGATCCCCACGCA GTGAAAGAGTTGATAGCAGTGGCAGTTGGGGCAACAATAATGATGAATGCTCTTGTCTCAGG ACCGTCAACAGGAGCATCAATGAATCCTGCACGCACGCTTGGACCGGCAATTGCCACCTGTAGATACACTCAGATTTGGATCTACATGGTGGCAACGCCACTAGGCGCTATAGCTGGAACTGGAGCCTATGTTGCTATTAAGCTGTAG
- the LOC136472256 gene encoding tyrosine--tRNA ligase 1, cytoplasmic-like, giving the protein MDSTPAAEAAPGASSSSSAAAAVAAAAAEDLAGGVAAMTLDERFDLLRGIGEECIQEDELRRLLEKKPIPICYDGFEPSGRMHIAQGIVKTINVNKMIRAGCKVKIWIADWFAQLNNKMGGDLKKIQTVGRYMIEIWKAAGMNLDGVEFLWSSEEINNRAHEYWPIVMDIARKNNVKRITRCCQIMGRSEQDDLTAAQIFYPCMQCADIFFLKADICQLGMDQRKVNMLAREYCDDIKRKNKPIILSHHMLPGFKEGQEKMSKSDPSSAIFMEDDEAQVNVKIKQAFCPPKIVEGNPCLEYIKYIVFPWFGRFEVIRKESNGGNKTFTSMDELISDYETGALHPADVKPALAKAINEILQPVRDHFNNNNEAKVLLNTVKKYRVTN; this is encoded by the exons ATGGACTCCACGCCGGCAGCCGAGGCGGCTCCTGgcgcctcctcttcctcttccgccgccgccgccgtcgctgccGCGGCCGCCGAGGATCTGGCAGGGGGCGTGGCGGCGATGACCCTGGATGAACGGTTCGATCTGCTGCGGGGGATCGGGGAGGAATGCATCCAGGAGGACGAGCTCAGACGCTTGCTTGAGAAGAAGCCCATCCCCATCTGCTACGACGGCTTCGAGCCCTCCGGACGCATGCACATCGCTCAG GGCATTGTGAAAACCATCAACGTCAACAAGATGATCAGGGCCGGGTGCAAGGTGAAAATTTGGATCGCTGACTGGTTCGCGCAGCTCAACAACAAGATGGGAGGTGACCTCAAGAAAATCCAGACGGTCGGGCGCTACATGATCGAGATTTGGAAAGCGGCGGGGATGAACCTCGACGGGGTGGAGTTCCTGTGGTCCTCCGAGGAGATCAACAACCGCGCGCATGAGTACTGGCCAATTGTGATGGACATTGCCCGGAAAAACAACGTCAAAAGGATAACGAG ATGCTGCCAAATTATGGGCAGAAGTGAGCAGGACGACTTGACTGCTGCCCAGATTTTCTACCCTTGCATGCAATGTGCTGATATATTTTTCTTGAAG GCTGACATATGCCAGTTGGGGATGGACCAAAGGAAGGTCAATATGCTAGCTAGGGAGTACTGCGATGACATCAAAAGGAAGAACAAACCAATTATTCTTTCACATC ATATGCTCCCTGGTTTTAAAGAAGGCCAGGAGAAAATGTCAAAGAGTGATCCATCCTCAGCTATCTTTATGGAAGATGATGAG GCCCAAGTTAATGTGAAGATAAAGCAAGCTTTTTGCCCTCCCAAAATTGTTGAGGGGAATCCTTGTTTGGAGTACATTAAATACATTGTTTTCCCTTGGTTTGGAAGGTTTGAGGTCATCCGTAAGGAAAGCAATGGTGGTAACAA GACATTTACAAGCATGGATGAACTAATTTCTGATTACGAGACTGGTGCTTTGCATCCTGCCGATGTCAAACCTGCACTGGCAAAAGCAATAAATGAAATTTTGCAG CCTGTTCGTGATCACTTCAACAACAACAATGAAGCCAAAGTTCTACTTAACACCGTCAAG AAGTACAGAGTAACCAATTGA